The Rhodamnia argentea isolate NSW1041297 chromosome 7, ASM2092103v1, whole genome shotgun sequence genome contains the following window.
AGAGACACcgaaattgacaagaaaagcAAATGCAGCAAATGGCTTATGTATCTACCATATATCCCCCAGAAGACTTGAAAAGAATCAACCCCAACTTTTGCACTTCCAAACTTGATAATCACAACTGCAACATGTCAGCAGATGTTGTGATTGGCTGTATCGAGCACGGCAGCTGCCAAGGCTTCATCAGGGGATCTGGAATCTCGGGTATGTCAACTGCGAGCCCACTAACTGCCTCCACGACCTGAAGCACCGAATTCAAGGACCACAGCCTATCGGTCAATTCCATCCACTGCGCCCGCAGTACATTATTGGCGGACTCGATCTCCACGTACTTCTGAGTGGTGGCATTGATGCCCAGTGCTATTTGACTGTTGGCATTTTGCAGCTGACTCACTTGTCCCAACAAATCCTCCACTTGCTTCTGCTTCCTCATCCGCGACCGCCTGGCGGATTCGCGGTTCGACTCCatcctcttccttttcctttcatcaACAGCCCCAGGCCGCTGGTTGCATTCCGACCCCGAGCTTGTTAGGCAGTGTGAAGAAGCCATCGTTCCCACCTTCTCTCCTCGAATTCAATTACTTCGAAAGCGTTGAAAAAGACTGACTTCACAACTAGTATCTAATTTACAAGGTTACAGGGTATTTTCTAACTAGGCAGGAATCACGGGCGAGAACGCGAGTTCATGAAAAGACGTAGAACCAGTACAGGAACACGACGGAGAAGGAATGGAGAATGCGCACACGACGCATCAGGATCGAGTAGCTCATAAAAAAGAACGCTTTAAGTGGATTTTCCACGAGAAGAACCCTAGGGACATTGGCGCAAGCCTACGAATCCCTCCAAATTCGAGTCGAAGAAAGAACAGCTCTAACCAATGGGCGACGATTATCCACGCAAGACCCGGATCCAGATCGACCCAGAGATCAATCGAGCGAACGCGATCCCAAAACCTATTGGAGCTACGAAACGATCGAGCGATGGAGCGAGAGCGAAATCGAAACCTTAACGGAGAAATCTAAAGCTGAAAACGAGAAAATCGAGAAACACTTAGCTGATGGTCCCTGAGGAAGACGACGCGAAGGCGAGCGAAAGGCAAGCGAAAGGAAGCAAGAAAGGGCTTCGAGGGCTGCTTTTATAGGGGAGTTGGTGGGCCGTGATGGGCCCGCTCGAtctggatgttaaaagcgcaagCCCTTTTCCAGCTCATTTCCATGATTATTTTAAATAccaaatttttcgttttttctttttaggaagTTGTGCTGTCGGTGTAATAGGTTATAGCTAAGCCACAActgttctttcctttcatcGCACTCATCACttttctattaaaaaagaaagaaaggga
Protein-coding sequences here:
- the LOC115742449 gene encoding bZIP transcription factor 53-like; translation: MASSHCLTSSGSECNQRPGAVDERKRKRMESNRESARRSRMRKQKQVEDLLGQVSQLQNANSQIALGINATTQKYVEIESANNVLRAQWMELTDRLWSLNSVLQVVEAVSGLAVDIPEIPDPLMKPWQLPCSIQPITTSADMLQL